A region of Streptomyces sp. NBC_01267 DNA encodes the following proteins:
- a CDS encoding type II toxin-antitoxin system RelE/ParE family toxin, which translates to MDAPYVIEIEPEVRLWLMNLSDRDYAVVDHVAGRLADSPTTLGEPYSRHLGDGARELRFALGHNRDAIRVSYWLAPDRRIVLLTIFRKTRSREDAEVARAQRAKSTCEASHEPAHDEFTRAVEKGEL; encoded by the coding sequence ATGGATGCCCCCTATGTGATCGAGATCGAACCGGAGGTCCGGCTGTGGTTGATGAACCTCTCGGACCGGGACTACGCAGTGGTGGACCACGTCGCCGGGCGACTGGCAGACAGCCCGACCACCCTCGGGGAGCCCTACTCGCGACATCTGGGCGACGGTGCAAGAGAGTTGCGCTTCGCTCTGGGGCACAATCGAGATGCCATACGGGTCTCGTACTGGCTCGCACCGGACCGCCGGATCGTGCTGCTGACGATCTTCCGCAAGACCAGATCGCGCGAAGACGCCGAGGTCGCTCGCGCGCAACGCGCCAAGAGCACCTGTGAAGCAAGCCACGAGCCTGCTCACGACGAATTCACCCGTGCCGTGGAGAAGGGAGAGCTGTGA
- a CDS encoding helix-turn-helix domain-containing protein, whose protein sequence is MVSHARWKLARDKKTAQGIAEDPGVARMQEEIRLAFDLGQAVYDRRTELGISQAELAQRADMTQPQVSKLELGGTVPTLPLLARLARALDASLRLELVDDTSHVAFTARTAAA, encoded by the coding sequence ATGGTCAGTCACGCACGCTGGAAGCTCGCTCGGGACAAGAAGACCGCTCAGGGGATCGCCGAGGATCCTGGCGTAGCACGGATGCAGGAGGAGATCCGCCTCGCGTTCGACCTCGGCCAGGCCGTGTACGACCGCCGGACGGAACTCGGTATCTCGCAGGCCGAGCTCGCCCAGCGGGCAGACATGACCCAGCCACAGGTTTCCAAGCTGGAACTGGGCGGCACCGTGCCGACCCTGCCGCTGCTGGCACGGCTGGCACGCGCGTTGGACGCGTCACTCCGGCTGGAGCTGGTCGACGACACGTCCCACGTCGCGTTCACGGCACGTACGGCCGCCGCCTGA